From the genome of Actinomycetota bacterium:
TAAATTAAGGAATTATTTTGATTTTTATATTATAGACTACTACCAGACATTGCCCAAGTGGATATTTTTAAGTTTTGCTTTTCCTATCTCTTCGGCCATCTTGAGGGTTTCAAGCGGAGTTGGCGGTTCGTTATATTTATACCAGGGAAAATAGCGGCTAAAATGGAGCGGCACATCTGGACCAACCTCTTCGAAAATCCAGTCGACCAAGGCCTCGATCTGCTCCCTCTCATCATTTAACCCTGTTACAATGAGATTGGTTATCTCCACGTGAGCCCGCTCGCTTGCCAATTTTATCGTCCTTTTGACCGGCTCGCTTAGGCCACCCAGCCTCTTATAGACTGAATCATCGGCCCCCTTCAAATCGATGTTTAAAGCATCGATGAATGGCAAGAGCTGCAAAAGGGGCTTCTCGTTAACATAGCCGTTGGTGACCAGAACCGTCTTCAGCTCCGCCTCTTGAGCAAGCTTTGCCGCCTCCAAGACGTATTCAAACCAGATGAACGGTTCGTTATAGGTGAAGGCAAGGCCGATGTTGCCGCTCGCTTTATAATTTATGGCCATCTTGACCGCCTTCTTTGGAGAGATGGAATCGGTAACGAGCAGGATGACCTCTTCGATATCTTTGCCTTCAAAGTGACCCAGGGGATGGGCGATCTGGTAGTTCTGGCAAAAAGGGCAAGATAGGTTGCAGCCCAGGCTGCCCAAGGAGAGAATGTTGCTGCCCGGATGAAAATGGTAAAGGGGTTTCTTCTCGATGGGGTCGAGATTTACCGATGAGACGCGGCCATAGGTTGTAGCGGTAAGCTTTCCGCCCAGATTCTTTCTTATCGCACATTTTCCCGCCCGGCCTGACGTTATAACGCAGCCATGAGGGCAGAGGCGGCATTTTACTTTTAAATCGCTTAAACGCTCATAATATAGAGCCTCCAACTCGGCTCCTTTTGTGATTTGTAATTTGATTATAG
Proteins encoded in this window:
- the amrS gene encoding AmmeMemoRadiSam system radical SAM enzyme, which gives rise to MEALYYERLSDLKVKCRLCPHGCVITSGRAGKCAIRKNLGGKLTATTYGRVSSVNLDPIEKKPLYHFHPGSNILSLGSLGCNLSCPFCQNYQIAHPLGHFEGKDIEEVILLVTDSISPKKAVKMAINYKASGNIGLAFTYNEPFIWFEYVLEAAKLAQEAELKTVLVTNGYVNEKPLLQLLPFIDALNIDLKGADDSVYKRLGGLSEPVKRTIKLASERAHVEITNLIVTGLNDEREQIEALVDWIFEEVGPDVPLHFSRYFPWYKYNEPPTPLETLKMAEEIGKAKLKNIHLGNVW